One window from the genome of Bacillus tianshenii encodes:
- a CDS encoding exonuclease domain-containing protein, with product MEKIGCLVDVETTGLSPERDEIIEMALILFSYDEQNGSINNIIEKYSALREPLSPTAKENYDEAYRVHGIPFNKVKGKQFDDHYINKLFEQADILIAHNASFDRSFIYRMYPEVNEKKWHCSMRHVKWQDYGFENKKLITLLQGHSISNHQTHRALDDILNLLELLKLQSPNEEIYFKEVISNKPMRKYQPRKKQKYQPAKGYTISIGGTNSTEPQKPKHHKQWENPIVRFFYSKPVLILFFSFMVISNLFISLVYGLVYFIISFIIIFLFYKGLTNKRKEMLEYKRSNTDVS from the coding sequence ATGGAAAAGATAGGATGCTTAGTAGACGTCGAAACAACTGGATTAAGTCCAGAGCGTGATGAAATTATTGAGATGGCCCTAATATTATTCTCATATGATGAACAAAACGGTTCCATTAATAACATAATTGAAAAGTATTCAGCTCTAAGAGAGCCTTTGTCGCCTACTGCAAAAGAAAATTATGACGAAGCATACAGAGTTCATGGCATCCCATTTAATAAAGTTAAAGGAAAGCAGTTTGACGATCACTATATTAACAAGTTATTTGAACAAGCTGATATATTGATTGCTCACAATGCTTCTTTTGACCGCAGCTTCATTTACAGAATGTATCCAGAGGTAAACGAAAAGAAATGGCACTGTTCAATGAGGCATGTTAAATGGCAAGATTATGGATTTGAAAACAAAAAGCTAATAACCCTTCTTCAAGGTCATAGCATTTCTAATCACCAAACTCACAGAGCTTTGGACGATATTTTAAATTTACTTGAGTTATTAAAGCTTCAAAGTCCTAATGAAGAAATTTATTTTAAAGAAGTTATTTCAAATAAACCTATGCGAAAATATCAACCTAGGAAAAAACAAAAATATCAACCTGCCAAAGGATATACCATTAGCATAGGCGGCACAAATAGTACAGAACCTCAAAAGCCAAAGCATCACAAACAATGGGAAAACCCAATAGTCAGGTTTTTCTACTCAAAACCAGTACTTATTTTGTTTTTTAGCTTTATGGTTATAAGTAATTTATTTATTAGCTTAGTATATGGACTTGTGTACTTCATTATTTCCTTTATTATAATCTTTCTATTTTATAAAGGGCTTACAAATAAAAGGAAAGAAATGCTGGAATATAAAAGAAGTAATACCGATGTTAGTTA
- a CDS encoding helix-turn-helix transcriptional regulator → MLAQRLVNLRNKHKYTQQKMAEYLGVTRPAYTAYERGSRKPDYDTLQKIADLYDVSVDYLLGRTDKPRLKETTASKQSENDFNALEEIRKLCDEYGIEDFGFFDISKWREMTPDDVEEIRKHFEYIMFQVNKRKDEEK, encoded by the coding sequence TTGTTAGCACAAAGGTTAGTTAATTTAAGAAATAAACATAAATATACTCAGCAAAAGATGGCTGAATACCTTGGAGTTACACGGCCTGCTTACACTGCTTATGAAAGAGGTTCAAGAAAGCCGGATTACGATACTCTACAAAAAATTGCTGACCTTTACGATGTTTCTGTAGACTATCTCCTTGGTAGAACAGACAAGCCACGACTTAAGGAAACCACAGCCAGTAAACAATCGGAAAATGACTTTAACGCTCTTGAAGAGATTAGAAAGCTTTGTGATGAATACGGCATTGAGGATTTTGGATTTTTTGACATAAGCAAATGGCGGGAAATGACCCCGGATGATGTAGAGGAAATTCGTAAGCATTTTGAATACATAATGTTTCAGGTCAACAAGAGGAAAGATGAAGAGAAATGA
- a CDS encoding helix-turn-helix transcriptional regulator, which produces MVREWLKLLREKEGLTHEGVAEAANIKRAYYTMIESGTRTPSVKVARSIGSALNFEWTLFFDNQCNETKHKPA; this is translated from the coding sequence ATGGTGAGAGAATGGTTGAAGTTATTACGGGAAAAAGAAGGTTTAACTCATGAGGGTGTAGCAGAAGCAGCAAATATTAAAAGGGCTTACTACACTATGATTGAATCAGGAACAAGAACTCCTAGTGTGAAAGTTGCTCGTTCGATTGGTTCAGCTCTTAACTTTGAATGGACTCTTTTTTTTGATAATCAATGTAACGAAACGAAACATAAACCCGCATGA
- a CDS encoding DUF2634 domain-containing protein — MKWNPATPVKSNLNPRLDVHSYKSDLAFDFDNGDLIIANGDLKTVSGLENFIQKVKKVLLTQKTATIDYGLNDFLPDTTNENRFKNDCQLLANELVSHEFSDSTPNDPNGLGYSIESVVSIEYLKVENTLSIKMQVTGEDNLQTIGIKCFD, encoded by the coding sequence TTGAAATGGAATCCTGCTACCCCGGTAAAGTCAAATCTTAACCCAAGATTAGATGTGCATAGTTACAAAAGCGATCTAGCGTTTGATTTTGATAATGGTGACCTTATAATCGCAAATGGTGACCTAAAAACCGTATCTGGACTAGAAAATTTCATCCAAAAAGTTAAAAAAGTTTTGCTTACTCAAAAGACTGCAACTATTGATTATGGTTTAAATGACTTTTTACCAGATACAACAAATGAAAATCGCTTTAAAAACGACTGCCAGTTGCTTGCAAATGAACTAGTTTCTCATGAATTTTCAGATTCAACACCAAACGATCCAAACGGTTTAGGATATTCAATTGAGTCCGTTGTTTCAATTGAATACCTAAAAGTTGAAAATACTTTGTCAATTAAAATGCAAGTTACTGGTGAAGATAATTTACAAACGATTGGTATTAAATGTTTCGATTAA
- a CDS encoding helix-turn-helix transcriptional regulator, with product MLRNGRAARTAKEARKQAKMSQEKFSMETHQSREAVSKQETGGYRVQPQTAEYFAVKHNNPWVALEAAAEYAGWGMRKLDGPAVDLHRSSVKLKTIEELEEAIGAIEKVSVINQPFSIKSWERQEIEHSLEQSADAIYALIHYMSIMCEEYQVPWHSVWERHTNKLVANQYVTR from the coding sequence ATGTTGCGAAATGGTAGAGCTGCACGAACAGCAAAGGAAGCTAGGAAACAAGCGAAGATGAGTCAGGAGAAGTTTTCCATGGAAACACATCAATCCCGTGAAGCGGTATCCAAGCAGGAAACAGGCGGGTACCGTGTGCAACCCCAAACTGCTGAGTACTTTGCAGTGAAGCATAACAACCCTTGGGTTGCACTGGAAGCAGCTGCTGAATATGCAGGCTGGGGGATGCGTAAGCTTGACGGTCCGGCCGTTGATCTACACAGAAGCAGTGTGAAGTTGAAGACAATTGAAGAACTGGAAGAAGCAATAGGGGCAATCGAGAAAGTGAGTGTCATCAATCAGCCATTCTCCATTAAGTCGTGGGAACGGCAAGAGATTGAACATTCATTAGAACAGTCAGCGGATGCAATTTATGCCTTAATTCATTACATGTCGATCATGTGTGAGGAATACCAAGTTCCCTGGCACAGCGTTTGGGAACGACACACTAACAAACTAGTTGCTAACCAATACGTTACAAGATAA
- a CDS encoding DUF771 domain-containing protein yields the protein MINVQVDQEEVRQMYLEKLEERVKELDVERVFWDANELKRRTCMSWGTIQEKFFFDPRFPKHKVGGKWYFPAQDAKKFLLTWLSEQ from the coding sequence ATGATTAATGTTCAAGTGGACCAAGAAGAAGTACGTCAAATGTATCTCGAAAAGCTTGAAGAGAGAGTCAAAGAATTAGATGTGGAGCGTGTGTTCTGGGATGCAAATGAACTGAAACGCAGAACGTGTATGAGCTGGGGAACCATTCAGGAAAAGTTCTTCTTCGACCCGCGCTTCCCTAAGCATAAAGTAGGCGGTAAATGGTATTTCCCTGCACAAGACGCAAAGAAGTTCTTGCTTACATGGCTTAGTGAACAATAA
- a CDS encoding zinc-finger domain-containing protein — protein sequence MTTTKPSEVRRKAIRLLDTNCIACGIKAQNKELLGQHRAERYCREVCKVGIRLAELGQLIGSEDFQKCAVNQPGINNGSYTVEETFYLKGHLHLIGDGKRYSYEHIAKKLNRSPSSIYGKCEKLHRQTGGCA from the coding sequence ATGACAACGACTAAGCCTTCTGAGGTTAGACGAAAAGCAATCCGGTTGCTTGATACAAATTGTATTGCTTGTGGGATTAAGGCACAGAATAAAGAATTGCTCGGGCAACATCGAGCAGAGCGATATTGTCGAGAGGTCTGCAAGGTAGGAATAAGGTTAGCAGAGTTGGGGCAGTTGATAGGTTCTGAGGATTTTCAAAAATGCGCTGTGAATCAGCCTGGTATTAACAATGGAAGCTATACAGTGGAAGAAACGTTTTACTTAAAGGGGCATTTGCACCTTATAGGAGACGGAAAGCGATACAGCTACGAGCATATTGCCAAGAAGTTGAATCGTTCACCGAGTTCCATCTATGGAAAATGCGAGAAGTTGCACCGACAAACTGGCGGGTGTGCGTAA
- the fbpA gene encoding Fur-regulated basic protein FbpA, with translation MDQAGILRAAVEQKRNEYIDLLNMMGVKQMPDGRKVDELTYSELQEEFVNVKSESA, from the coding sequence ATGGACCAAGCAGGAATTTTACGTGCTGCAGTTGAGCAGAAGCGGAACGAATATATTGATTTACTGAACATGATGGGTGTTAAGCAAATGCCGGATGGCCGGAAGGTTGATGAGCTTACATACAGTGAGCTGCAGGAAGAGTTTGTGAATGTTAAGAGTGAGAGTGCATAA
- a CDS encoding DUF2786 domain-containing protein encodes MANVLNERNQKIIKKIKGLLSLSENNSNEDEAQSAFLMAQKLMLKNNISLNEVKLEENKENIDSGQVTIHKQLYWWERHLANVMGENFRVKSYINRKKLKGETKRKKAICFLGYESDVKLAKEMYMLAYEAITTLSKIYVEEYYIAHKTNRLKRITIALKNSYMLGFLEGLEQKFQEQFEQMKKEENALMVLVPEEVKEEYKKQVTGKGTPFRIPSVQESNAYTKGYKDGNKIDYTRSTIKDISV; translated from the coding sequence ATGGCTAATGTGTTGAATGAAAGAAATCAAAAAATCATTAAAAAAATTAAAGGATTACTTTCATTATCAGAAAACAACTCAAACGAAGATGAAGCTCAATCTGCATTTCTTATGGCTCAAAAACTAATGCTAAAAAATAACATTTCTTTGAATGAAGTAAAATTGGAAGAAAACAAAGAGAATATTGATTCTGGTCAAGTCACGATTCATAAGCAATTATATTGGTGGGAGCGACATCTTGCCAACGTGATGGGAGAAAATTTCCGAGTTAAGTCGTATATCAACAGAAAGAAACTAAAGGGAGAAACGAAACGGAAGAAAGCAATATGTTTCCTTGGTTATGAATCAGATGTGAAGTTAGCAAAGGAAATGTATATGTTAGCGTATGAAGCCATAACCACATTATCAAAAATATATGTTGAGGAATATTATATCGCCCACAAAACAAACAGATTAAAGAGAATTACAATAGCTTTAAAGAATTCCTATATGTTGGGTTTTTTAGAAGGGTTAGAACAGAAATTTCAGGAACAATTTGAGCAAATGAAGAAAGAAGAAAATGCTTTAATGGTCCTTGTACCGGAAGAAGTAAAAGAAGAATATAAGAAACAAGTAACAGGCAAGGGAACTCCTTTTAGAATTCCATCTGTTCAAGAATCTAATGCTTATACAAAAGGTTATAAAGATGGCAATAAAATTGACTACACACGATCAACTATAAAAGACATTTCTGTTTAG
- a CDS encoding XtrA/YqaO family protein, whose product MKSQILTIKDSSTLEIDLEKEGNEPFVVVYCEGKAKICRLPSHGEYRIITHQGKVKRMRNEEGEEF is encoded by the coding sequence ATGAAATCACAAATTCTAACAATTAAAGACAGCAGTACACTAGAAATAGACCTAGAAAAAGAAGGAAATGAGCCATTTGTTGTAGTATATTGTGAGGGGAAAGCCAAAATTTGTCGATTACCATCGCATGGGGAGTATAGGATAATCACACATCAAGGCAAAGTGAAGCGGATGAGGAATGAAGAGGGGGAGGAGTTTTGA
- a CDS encoding sigma factor-like helix-turn-helix DNA-binding protein — MQSLIREYKQSLKQVNATKRTLKNKLERIEDVEKITQLQKDISLLNSMERDIAYSLQWMRTARCPESRRGAERRGYDQLTFQCDPLVLDKTKSEEDALIEARESQVTDADRELMNEAMWELSEREKEVFTMSEVAMLSNEEIAEALSIRVSSVKTYKIRARQKLDRWMNQRRDERECS; from the coding sequence ATGCAATCACTAATTCGTGAATATAAACAATCTTTGAAACAAGTAAATGCCACTAAGAGGACGCTGAAAAATAAGTTGGAGCGGATAGAAGACGTGGAAAAAATAACGCAGCTGCAGAAAGATATATCGCTGCTTAATAGTATGGAACGAGATATTGCTTATTCTTTGCAATGGATGCGAACAGCACGCTGTCCCGAAAGCCGGAGAGGAGCAGAACGGAGAGGGTATGACCAATTAACTTTTCAATGTGACCCTTTGGTGCTTGATAAAACAAAGTCAGAAGAAGATGCATTAATTGAAGCAAGAGAATCCCAAGTCACGGACGCCGATAGAGAATTAATGAATGAAGCCATGTGGGAGCTGTCAGAACGGGAGAAAGAAGTTTTTACAATGAGTGAAGTCGCTATGCTTTCTAATGAGGAGATAGCAGAGGCATTATCAATCCGTGTCTCCTCAGTAAAGACATACAAAATTCGAGCAAGGCAAAAGCTAGACCGCTGGATGAACCAAAGGAGGGATGAGCGTGAATGCAGTTGA
- a CDS encoding tyrosine-type recombinase/integrase, with translation MNAVEPIRDMEKVEKVKAYLRNQSERNYILFFLGVSTGLRISDILALKVGDVKGTHLKMKELKTRKSKKIRLTPQLGRDLRAFVEGKPDHHYVFRSREGSNKPISRSMAYKILRSAAEKHNLKDIGTHTLRKTFGYHFYHQTKDVAMLQEIFNHSDPKITLRYIGVNQDILDSAMLKFKI, from the coding sequence GTGAATGCAGTTGAGCCGATTCGAGACATGGAAAAAGTAGAAAAGGTAAAAGCCTATTTGAGAAATCAAAGTGAACGTAATTACATACTTTTCTTCCTTGGTGTTAGTACAGGCCTGCGGATATCTGACATTCTTGCTCTTAAGGTTGGAGATGTTAAAGGCACACACCTCAAGATGAAGGAGCTTAAGACAAGGAAATCAAAAAAGATAAGGTTAACGCCTCAGCTGGGTAGAGATTTAAGAGCTTTCGTTGAAGGCAAGCCAGATCATCATTATGTGTTCAGGAGCAGAGAAGGAAGCAATAAACCAATTTCCCGCAGCATGGCTTATAAAATATTAAGAAGCGCTGCTGAAAAACACAACCTTAAAGATATTGGGACTCATACACTACGAAAGACCTTTGGCTATCACTTTTATCATCAAACAAAGGATGTAGCCATGCTGCAAGAAATCTTCAATCATTCCGATCCGAAAATAACGCTAAGGTATATTGGCGTTAACCAGGACATTCTGGATAGCGCCATGCTTAAGTTTAAAATTTGA